From one Trueperella pyogenes genomic stretch:
- a CDS encoding glutamine synthetase family protein, whose translation MDTQSEYVLREVDDHDVRFIRLWFTDITGTLKSVAIAPTELEAAFEGGISFDGSAVQGLTRGHESDMVMRPDPSTFQLLSWDEEDTLSARMFCSIYTPDGDLARSDPRSVLERVQARAAKLGFTFYAQPECEFYLFHPTTDDTEVPVPIDNGSYFDHVTRSIAQGFRSRAVKTLEDMGISVEFSHHEIGPGQNEIDLRRTDALTMADQIMTLRVIVEQVAISQGVMASFMPKPLIDSAGSGMHTHFSLFEGNKNAFYDPLDPFHLSKTGRKFVAGLLRHAPEITAITNQHVNSYKRLWDGYEAPNYISWGNSHTSLVRIPALIQDDPESARVEYRAIDSAANPYLAFAVILNAGLAGIEGDYELPEDLDVDVAELTELERRAMGLKPLPASLSDALKEMRQSELVAETLGEDAFDYFLRNKRHEWEAYRHQVTPFERRAFMASN comes from the coding sequence ATGGATACCCAGTCGGAGTACGTGTTGCGGGAAGTAGACGACCACGATGTGCGCTTCATTCGCTTGTGGTTTACAGATATCACGGGCACCCTCAAGTCCGTAGCTATTGCACCCACAGAGCTGGAAGCTGCCTTCGAGGGCGGCATCTCCTTTGACGGCTCCGCTGTCCAGGGTCTGACGCGCGGACACGAGTCAGACATGGTCATGCGCCCGGATCCGTCTACCTTCCAGCTCCTGTCCTGGGACGAGGAGGACACGCTCTCTGCACGCATGTTCTGCTCGATCTATACCCCCGACGGCGACCTCGCTAGATCCGACCCGCGGTCCGTTCTCGAGCGGGTTCAGGCGCGCGCTGCGAAACTAGGTTTTACGTTCTACGCTCAACCCGAGTGCGAGTTCTATCTCTTCCACCCGACCACGGACGATACCGAGGTGCCAGTACCGATCGACAACGGCTCCTACTTTGACCATGTGACGCGCTCGATCGCGCAGGGGTTCCGTTCGCGGGCGGTCAAGACGTTGGAGGATATGGGGATCTCGGTGGAGTTCTCGCACCATGAGATCGGGCCAGGGCAGAACGAGATCGACTTGCGGCGCACCGATGCGCTGACGATGGCGGATCAAATCATGACCCTGCGCGTGATCGTCGAACAAGTTGCGATCTCACAAGGGGTCATGGCCTCGTTCATGCCCAAGCCGCTCATCGATTCTGCCGGCTCGGGCATGCACACCCATTTTTCCTTGTTCGAAGGCAATAAGAACGCTTTCTACGACCCGCTAGACCCTTTCCACCTATCGAAGACCGGCCGTAAATTCGTCGCGGGTCTGCTACGCCACGCCCCCGAGATCACGGCAATCACCAATCAGCACGTCAACTCCTACAAGCGATTGTGGGATGGTTACGAGGCGCCGAACTACATCTCGTGGGGCAACTCGCATACCTCGCTTGTGCGTATCCCGGCGCTTATCCAGGATGACCCGGAGTCTGCGCGCGTGGAATACCGGGCCATCGATTCCGCGGCCAACCCCTATCTCGCCTTCGCGGTCATTTTAAACGCCGGGTTGGCAGGCATTGAAGGCGACTACGAATTGCCAGAGGATCTTGACGTCGACGTCGCGGAGCTCACTGAGCTTGAACGGCGTGCCATGGGGCTCAAGCCACTGCCGGCTTCGTTATCTGACGCGCTGAAGGAGATGCGCCAGTCCGAACTCGTCGCGGAGACGCTCGGCGAAGACGCATTCGATTATTTCCTGCGCAACAAGCGTCACGAGTGGGAGGCCTATCGTCACCAGGTGACCCCATTTGAGCGGCGCGCTTTCATGGCATCGAACTGA
- the map gene encoding type I methionyl aminopeptidase: MQANRAPLGTLTPGTISPTRHVPDYIERPEYMFHDGPEVVTASDVKSAETIEKIRAAGTIAADALYLAGAAIKPGITTDELDAIAHDYMISQGAYPSCLGYMGFPKSICTSINEVICHGIPDSHRLEEGDIINLDVTAYKDGVHGDTNAMFYVGEVDEESRLLCERTYTAMMRGIKVAKPGREINVIGRVIESYAKRFDYGVVEDFTGHGVGEAFHSGLIVPHYDAAPRHNEIIEPGMVFTIEPMLTLGEIDWFQWDDDWTVLTKDRGRSAQFEHTIVVTETGAEILTLPSMGQTTPAIPTA, encoded by the coding sequence ATGCAAGCAAATCGCGCTCCCTTAGGTACACTTACGCCCGGAACAATTTCTCCTACCCGCCACGTGCCCGATTACATCGAGCGCCCGGAATACATGTTTCATGACGGACCCGAGGTGGTGACCGCGTCCGACGTCAAGTCCGCTGAGACGATCGAGAAGATCCGCGCAGCCGGCACCATCGCCGCGGATGCCCTCTACCTCGCCGGTGCCGCCATCAAGCCGGGGATCACCACCGACGAGTTGGACGCTATCGCCCACGACTACATGATCTCCCAGGGCGCCTACCCCTCCTGCCTGGGCTACATGGGCTTCCCGAAGTCCATCTGCACCTCGATCAACGAGGTCATCTGCCACGGCATCCCCGACTCGCATCGTCTCGAGGAAGGCGACATCATCAACCTCGACGTCACCGCCTACAAAGACGGCGTTCACGGCGATACCAACGCCATGTTCTATGTCGGTGAGGTCGATGAGGAATCCCGCCTCCTGTGCGAGCGCACCTACACCGCGATGATGCGTGGCATCAAGGTGGCCAAGCCCGGCCGCGAGATTAACGTTATCGGACGCGTCATCGAATCCTATGCCAAGCGTTTCGACTACGGCGTGGTCGAGGACTTCACCGGGCACGGAGTGGGTGAAGCGTTCCACTCCGGCCTCATTGTTCCGCATTACGACGCCGCCCCGCGCCATAACGAGATCATCGAACCCGGCATGGTCTTCACGATCGAGCCGATGCTCACGCTGGGCGAGATCGACTGGTTCCAGTGGGACGACGATTGGACGGTCTTGACCAAGGATCGCGGACGCAGTGCGCAGTTCGAGCACACCATCGTCGTCACCGAAACCGGCGCCGAGATCCTCACGCTGCCCTCCATGGGGCAGACGACGCCGGCCATCCCCACTGCTTAG
- the ppgK gene encoding polyphosphate--glucose phosphotransferase, with amino-acid sequence MKKKYRKVAIGVDVGGSGIKGAPVDLKTGQFIDKRLRIPTPGDAAPAQIAEIIGEIVNSFGLPEEIPVGVSFPAPIVRGQIPFIANLSQEWAGIFPARFIAENIQRPVAVMNDADAAGYAEAYYGAARGHQGTVLMLTLGTGIGSALVSKGTLVPNTEFGHLLLPNGMEAERFASSAVFEREELSYEEWAARLQMVFGHYEMLFSPDLFIVGGGISKKHKKFVPLIDTNAPIVPADLLNTAGIVGSALYAKQTLPKE; translated from the coding sequence ATGAAGAAAAAGTATCGCAAGGTGGCCATCGGCGTTGACGTCGGCGGTTCGGGGATTAAGGGCGCTCCGGTCGATCTTAAGACCGGGCAGTTCATCGATAAGCGCCTGCGTATCCCCACTCCTGGCGACGCCGCGCCCGCACAGATAGCCGAAATCATCGGGGAGATCGTCAATAGCTTTGGCCTGCCCGAAGAGATTCCCGTGGGGGTGTCTTTCCCGGCGCCGATCGTGCGCGGGCAGATACCTTTCATCGCTAATCTCTCCCAGGAATGGGCTGGCATCTTCCCGGCTCGCTTCATTGCGGAAAACATCCAGCGCCCGGTCGCCGTCATGAACGATGCCGACGCGGCCGGATACGCCGAAGCGTATTACGGCGCCGCGCGCGGCCATCAGGGCACAGTGCTGATGTTGACTCTCGGCACAGGCATCGGTTCGGCGCTCGTCTCGAAGGGCACGCTCGTACCGAATACGGAGTTCGGTCATCTCCTCCTGCCCAACGGCATGGAGGCCGAGCGCTTCGCATCCTCGGCGGTATTCGAGCGTGAAGAGCTCAGCTATGAGGAGTGGGCTGCCCGGCTGCAGATGGTTTTTGGCCACTACGAGATGCTCTTCTCCCCCGACCTCTTCATCGTTGGCGGCGGTATCTCCAAGAAGCACAAGAAGTTCGTGCCGTTGATCGACACGAACGCGCCGATCGTTCCCGCCGACCTGCTGAACACCGCAGGAATTGTGGGCTCGGCGCTATACGCCAAGCAGACCTTGCCCAAAGAATGA
- a CDS encoding YaaA family protein, giving the protein MLILLPPSAGKTTPPAGPALDLDSLIAPELNPVRERVIAQLQEVSASPDALKTLKVGSSLEPEVRAQIDFYDQPCAPAWQVYTGVLYSAADFAGMDAQQLRRADGVVRIFSGVFGVTGPTDLIPSYRLAMNTKLPDFGVQRLWKMALWEEIAALNPDGLVVDARSSEYRVWDPPSSEHVMIGAARIKGGRRSVVSHAAKYYRGLLIGALLRATNPPRDVMELAEFAHTLVDRGHVTGVEIDPAHGRTPAKLTLVEDLG; this is encoded by the coding sequence ATGCTCATTCTTCTTCCTCCTTCAGCCGGGAAAACGACGCCGCCCGCCGGGCCTGCTCTTGACCTGGACTCGCTGATCGCCCCGGAGCTTAACCCTGTGCGAGAACGCGTCATCGCGCAGCTTCAGGAGGTATCGGCCTCCCCTGACGCCCTCAAGACGCTGAAAGTCGGCTCCTCGTTAGAGCCTGAGGTTCGCGCACAGATCGATTTTTACGATCAGCCGTGTGCCCCTGCATGGCAGGTGTATACGGGTGTTCTGTATTCGGCAGCAGATTTTGCCGGGATGGATGCTCAACAGCTGCGGCGAGCCGACGGCGTCGTACGCATATTCTCCGGTGTTTTCGGCGTGACAGGGCCAACCGATCTCATCCCAAGTTACCGGCTGGCGATGAACACGAAACTGCCCGATTTCGGGGTTCAGCGGCTGTGGAAGATGGCTCTGTGGGAGGAGATTGCGGCGCTGAACCCGGACGGCCTGGTCGTCGACGCGCGGTCGAGTGAATACCGCGTGTGGGATCCGCCGTCCAGCGAACACGTGATGATCGGTGCCGCGCGAATCAAAGGCGGCAGACGCAGCGTCGTCTCCCATGCGGCAAAGTACTACCGCGGGCTGCTCATCGGAGCGCTCCTGCGCGCCACTAATCCGCCGCGCGACGTTATGGAGTTAGCGGAATTCGCCCACACCTTGGTAGACCGAGGTCACGTCACCGGTGTTGAGATCGATCCGGCACACGGGCGCACGCCAGCTAAGCTCACACTTGTTGAGGATCTCGGCTAG
- a CDS encoding zinc ribbon domain-containing protein — protein sequence MARAPREDQLQLLQVAELDSHLARLRAADERHPLRAEVGQLMNLVAAKARELIEAKTALESAQQVLNDAERRTAELASVVKGKRERLNAGIGMDSRELLTLQSEIDTNQALLDDASDAEFSALEALEAAEQAILDVEAEQALLNERIVSGRAELEEAIEEIKRESEDVRRERDALYDPLAADLKNAYERAQHSGGLTVIALHHNGQTSAGVQISPIEVNQIKNGDPANIHISEDYQCIVVLLDA from the coding sequence ATGGCGCGCGCACCTCGCGAAGACCAGCTCCAGCTCCTGCAGGTCGCCGAGCTCGACTCCCATCTTGCCCGGCTCCGGGCGGCGGATGAACGCCATCCGCTTCGTGCCGAGGTCGGCCAGCTGATGAACCTTGTGGCAGCCAAGGCCAGGGAGCTGATCGAAGCCAAGACCGCACTCGAGTCTGCCCAGCAAGTGCTCAACGACGCCGAACGACGCACGGCCGAGCTGGCGAGCGTAGTGAAGGGCAAGCGCGAGCGGCTCAACGCCGGAATTGGGATGGATTCGCGTGAGTTACTCACGTTGCAAAGTGAGATCGACACCAACCAGGCCCTCTTAGACGATGCGAGCGATGCCGAGTTTTCGGCTCTTGAAGCGCTCGAAGCTGCCGAACAAGCGATCTTAGACGTCGAGGCCGAGCAGGCGCTCCTCAATGAGCGAATCGTATCTGGCCGCGCGGAGCTAGAGGAAGCAATCGAGGAGATTAAACGGGAGTCGGAAGACGTTCGACGGGAACGCGACGCCCTTTACGATCCGCTCGCTGCCGACCTGAAGAATGCCTACGAGCGAGCGCAACACTCCGGCGGCTTGACGGTCATAGCGCTGCATCACAACGGTCAGACTTCGGCAGGGGTGCAGATTTCGCCTATCGAGGTCAACCAGATCAAGAACGGCGATCCGGCAAACATCCACATTTCCGAGGACTATCAATGCATCGTCGTCCTCTTGGACGCTTAG
- a CDS encoding Nif3-like dinuclear metal center hexameric protein, protein MSTVADVVKVMNEHFPPSLAEGWDRVGLIAGHPAEEVTKVAFAVDPCAASVDEAIERGAQMLITHHPLYLRGTSSVAADTAKGSWVHKLIRNGVALFAAHTNADSAANGSAVALAELLRLRNTRPIEPNKDHPELGLGRVGELELTMTVRELAHRLKALIPQTPAGITIGGEPDKIVKTVAVSPGSGDSFLDAANRCGADAYITADLRHHPATDHLWAGGCALIGATHFASEWPVLPKMRDAVADALGLETYISTIVTDPWIERI, encoded by the coding sequence ATGAGCACTGTCGCTGATGTTGTGAAAGTAATGAACGAGCATTTTCCGCCTTCGCTCGCAGAAGGCTGGGATCGAGTCGGGCTGATCGCGGGCCACCCTGCCGAGGAAGTGACGAAGGTTGCCTTCGCAGTTGATCCGTGCGCTGCCAGCGTCGATGAAGCAATTGAACGTGGCGCGCAGATGCTCATCACCCATCATCCGCTCTACCTGCGGGGCACCTCGTCGGTGGCGGCGGACACCGCGAAAGGTTCCTGGGTACATAAGCTCATCCGCAACGGGGTTGCGCTCTTTGCCGCCCACACGAACGCGGACTCAGCAGCAAACGGGTCAGCGGTCGCGCTTGCCGAACTCTTGCGTTTAAGGAACACCCGCCCGATCGAGCCCAACAAGGACCATCCAGAACTCGGATTAGGGCGCGTCGGCGAACTCGAGCTGACGATGACTGTCCGGGAGCTCGCACATCGGCTCAAGGCCCTCATTCCACAGACGCCAGCCGGAATCACTATCGGCGGTGAGCCTGACAAGATTGTTAAGACAGTGGCCGTCTCGCCAGGTTCCGGCGATTCGTTCCTCGATGCCGCCAACCGGTGCGGCGCAGACGCCTACATCACCGCTGACTTGCGCCACCACCCGGCTACCGACCACCTGTGGGCGGGCGGGTGCGCACTCATCGGCGCCACGCACTTCGCCTCGGAATGGCCGGTGCTGCCTAAGATGCGCGACGCCGTCGCCGACGCCCTCGGCCTGGAAACATACATTTCCACCATCGTCACCGACCCGTGGATTGAGAGGATCTAA
- a CDS encoding fluoride efflux transporter FluC, translating into MNALLVGIGGGIGSVLRYLLTLGASHPIAVVFAINISGAFLLGVVTMMTSGRCRLFLGTGILGGFTTYSAFAVDTVRLFHDDVVAGLLYPIGSVMAGILATWLGMRCTTWGRSTPAVIRERKRRPVRGGPEK; encoded by the coding sequence ATGAACGCACTTCTCGTTGGAATCGGCGGAGGGATTGGCAGCGTCTTGCGTTACCTTTTGACGTTGGGGGCGAGCCATCCGATCGCCGTCGTCTTCGCCATTAACATCAGTGGCGCTTTTCTCCTGGGGGTAGTAACGATGATGACCTCAGGCAGATGCCGCCTCTTCTTGGGGACAGGCATTCTTGGCGGATTTACTACTTACAGTGCGTTTGCCGTCGATACGGTTCGGTTATTTCACGACGACGTCGTAGCCGGTCTCCTTTACCCCATCGGCTCGGTCATGGCCGGGATCCTGGCTACATGGCTCGGTATGCGTTGCACCACATGGGGTCGATCAACGCCGGCCGTGATTCGGGAGAGAAAGCGAAGGCCTGTTCGCGGAGGACCAGAGAAATGA
- a CDS encoding fluoride efflux transporter FluC: MIEAVCVALGGGIGAAARYGISRVIPKPWGTVTVNAIGSLILGVVAGVLLRGGTLPSQTATAYAFLGAGFCGGLTTFSTASLESIQLHDADSKRRSVMFALGMAIGSVCCAAVGLICGGYITALFSPAN, from the coding sequence ATGATCGAGGCGGTGTGCGTTGCGTTAGGCGGTGGTATCGGTGCCGCTGCCCGCTATGGCATCAGTCGTGTTATTCCGAAACCGTGGGGAACGGTCACAGTGAACGCGATCGGATCGTTGATTTTAGGAGTCGTTGCCGGAGTGTTGTTACGTGGTGGCACGCTTCCTTCCCAGACCGCGACAGCCTATGCGTTCCTAGGAGCAGGATTTTGCGGCGGCTTAACCACGTTCTCCACTGCGTCGCTTGAATCTATCCAGCTTCATGATGCCGACAGCAAACGCCGTAGCGTGATGTTTGCCCTAGGCATGGCAATCGGTTCGGTCTGCTGTGCTGCGGTTGGGCTGATTTGTGGAGGATACATCACGGCCCTGTTTTCACCAGCGAACTAG